AGTTCAACCACAATGATGTTCAGCACTTCATAGTTCCACCTCGGATTGGCCTTTCTGGTACTCCTAGCTCATTAAGTGTTCTTGTCTGATGTTGCTCTTTAGGGCACAATGCGAAGTGcgtcacttcctgcttggatgaTGGTTATGGGCTAAAATACTGAAGTGGTGGCGGGGAGGGAGATCACATGCTGCATCATATGCCTTCAGTTATTTAATAAGCCCTAGTGGAATTGTATGAGGAATTGCATTATCTGAGCTAAATTGGTTAAGGTGTTTGTTTGGAAATCTGCCATACAATTCAGTGGTCTATGGCTCTTTTTGTCTGATTACATATTATCATTTTGACAATCAAAATGGTAGACTCTTAATGTCCACAAACATACTGTGTGCATTTGATTTAGTCATTTTTGATAATGGTGCAGTGAGTCTTCATGTCAGTTTGTCCTCATTTGTCATGGCCACTGACAGAACCGTGGTGCTCATTACAGTTCCACATCGGGGAAGACATTTGTGTGCCCCACCCAAGTTGTACTACTAGAAGGTGTGTGATTTTGACTTGTTGTCATTAATTAATACTGACAAAAGTAACATTAATTTCTTGCCCCATCTAGCTTCATAGGAGGACTGTGCACACTGTATACATAATTCAACCGAAAAAGAAAGATGTTCTGAAACTTTTGTTGAAACTGCTCGTACCGTCAAAGTCTTATGTTGCTCCCTTTAAGGTAAGATGGGTTCACTGTCTTCACCtttcatattgtgtgtgtgtggggtgtgtgtggggtgtgtctaAACATCCTTTTAATACCAACAGAGAGTTCTGCTGAAAGGGGTCTTTGACCTTTCCAACTACATTGACAGAAGCCAGTTGACTGCATCTTTAGGAGGCTACCTGGTTTACTGTCATCGGAGTTGGGTTACCTTTATCAAGGTTTGTCTCTTACAATCATTTAGATGGACTGTTGTCATTTCATACTGTGGTATTTTGCTTATTGGTCAAGTGGAAAGTTATGCCAGTTGTAAAATGTTGGTGCCCATTCATTGGCATATAATCTCACCAGAATTCTCATGACCGTTTTCTTTCAAAGAATTCCATTGACTGCTAGCGTCACTACTCGTTCTGTTAAATAAGCACACTGGACTTTTCTCATGATAAATCTTAGGCAATACATGACTAGTCTTGTcgtgtgtgtaatgtgatctTCTTAAAGGACCGTCTTATTTGCCACAGCGAGCTTTGGCAGTAGATTATCTTAGGATCAGTCATAACGCCACTAATAGGTTTAACACACGGCAGCATTGTCCTCCTTTCCCCATCAGGGGTCAAAGGACGACCTCACTGCCTCCTATCCTCTGCTTTTGATTTGCTGCCTATTTTGAGGATGAAATTACTAAGAGAGCAGGAGAACTCGGCTTCCAATCCAAGCTATATTATTTCTTTCACTAGTAAACATCTGTGGTAGATTCAGTTAATGAATCTATCTGGAGAGATGGGTGTGCAATTAGTGATTCAACTTTCATCTGTGGGGAGATTTTTCATTTGTGAATCCATTCATGAGTTTCAGTGATGTGGCCCCTGACCCATTGTTACCTTGGTGAAGCTTGCGAAATTGCGGAGTGCAATCAGTGGACCTCATTACCAAGTGAATGGCGGCCCCCTCTCCTCTCGCCATTTGATCATATTCACTCATGTTTGACTGGGTGTTCACCCATGTTGACTATTCATTAGTACTGCTGAGGGAAGTCTGTTTTGACATGCTGTAATTAATGTTTTCGGTTACAATGTTGTGCTGTTACAGTAACTAAATGGACATTCTTGGTAGATTGAGTAGGTGAGCAAACTTTGTTATAGATTTAGCTTGTCTTTTGCCTATTGGTTGGTGATTGTACAACTTTGACAAGCATGTGAATAATGCATTTTGATGCAACAGGATTtactttattgtatttttttctacTTCAGCTCACCCTCATCCTTCTAACTAGCTTCTTGGACTGTTTATATAGGAGATAGATGGCTTTGTCCAGGAGTTTCTCTCGGTGGTCCAGAGGCTCCCGTCCTCCATCTCCACCCTGCAGACCCTCTCCAGACAGCCTGTCCCCTCTGCCTTCACTGAGCTGAAGACCTTCTGTTACACCAACGAGGCCAAGTTCCAAATGCTTCGGCAGTAAGAGACTCCGTTTTCACCATTGGGCTCTCATTCAGTTGGACATAACAAATGCCTACTTTGGGTAGTACATGTGTAAGCCGAGTTGATCTACACATATAGCGGCTGTACATATGCTCACTTTCTAAGTGCTTTTAATGGCTTAAGTTACCTGCCTCAAGTTGCAACACCTTTTGAAGGATTTTCTTGAATATTTCCTTAAATCTTTGGACTCTTGTGCCCCTGCAAAGGCtgagtgactgtatgtacatattatGGACAGAGGACATGTGTAACTCTACTCTCCTTGTGGTGTGTAGGGAGCTGGGGTTGGATGAGCTGCTAAAGCactgtgagtgtgtggtggagaaGATGCGCTACCCTGAGAAGAACTCGTGCTATCAGGCCATGGCCGGGACAGCCCTCTTCACCAACACAGCCTTCGACATGCTGCAGAACTAcagcaggtactgtactgtgtggtAGGCACTGACACTGCTGACAAAGTAAATGTAGGCAAGCTGCCATTTAGGCTTTTCCTTAGGGTTAAGGTGTGcattttatttgtttttgaaGGGAATACTTGCATATTTGACACCAAATGACTTTCTATCTAGACAAAGCTGTCAATGGATAGATATTATGTAAGTAATGTATACAGAACTGTTTTATTTCAAGGTTCATCATAGTATTCTGCTACATTGAGTCTTTTCCCCGGGTTGAAGGTATCTTATTGTTGTCTTTGTTGACAGGATAACTGTGGCTGTGGAAAAAATTGAGTTGCTGTGGCAACAGGCCTTTTCCAAGGCCCACCTCCAGCTACAGGTCTTCCAGCTGCGTAATGAGGCACAGCAGGTTTGTTATAATACATAACAATTACTCTAAAATGTTGTTAATTAGGgcacaaaacaaaaaacattttaaaatgctTTCCAACTGAAAACAAAAATTGGTCATTGTTAGTCCAGTCCTTTCCTGTTTGTCagttcttccatttggtgcctaatgaacatgacccagttgTCTTTCCTTTTTCCATTTTCAGAGGCTTATTGAAGTGTTTAATTATTTTTGCTTTATTTACCTCCACTTGCAGATAACAGAACAGATTAAAAGCCTTCAGAAAGAGAAGCTCCAGCCTTACAGAATAGAGATCTCTAAAGATGCCAGAAGGGCTGAGATGTTAACGTCAGAATTTGAGGCATCGATCTATACCCCTGCCATGGTAAGTATAGGCTACTCTGATATTTTCCTCCTAAGATTGGTACATTGCAGTATTTGAGCTGCTGTATGGATCCTAAATGACACAGCGGTGGTTTGTCCTCCGTCTTGTCAGGCCCTGGTTCGCTGTTCTGAAGATGTGATCCACACATTAGCTGAGATTCTGCCTCCTGGTTCTGTCCAGACCAGGGAAGAGTGGGTGCAGGCTCTGGACAGACTGAAGGAGAACTTCCACGCTGCTGTAGAGCTCCCTCATCAGACCCTCCGAGCAGTCTCtgacttctaccactactacaaaaAAGTAGTTGTCCACTTGCACTAATGTTTTATGATTCCTTATTGTGCATGCCAACTTTTTATATTATATTGAAGTGGTGATGTAATTGAAATAGACTACAATTAGAAATTCTTGAAATGACATCACATTTTACATGTTTATCTCCTGTGATGTGCATGTGGTTTGTGGTTAGACATTGTCAATTTAATCTTGAGTCATGTACTCAACTTCTTTCATATCAACAGGCCAATAGTTGGTACAACATAGTCCTGTGTGAGAACTTTCTCCAAGACCTTCTGTGGGGTGTGAACTACGACTGCCTCCCCAGGCAGCGGCACCCGCTGGAGATGCATGGCCCTGTCCCTGTGTGGAGGCAGGCAGTCTGTGACTTCCTGACAAACAACCCCTCCCCGGACATGGAGGAGCTGGTCCAGCTTGCTCACCTGGCCAACGTCATCCCTGACGCCCAGCTGCAGCAGACTGGCAAACAGCTATCACAAAGGTGAGAAAATACTGTTGCATAATACTGTTTTATACCACAGTGCGATTTGAAATGCTTTAGGAGGGTATTAACTACAGACTTCCCTAGTTATTTGATCTGGTGACTTTTATCATAGTTTTTGCATTGACCCTGGCGCTTTCTTTCTTTCAGATGCTTGAatctgtgtaaacttctgacctgtcCAGGTGTAGTACCTATCAACGACCTCCAGTCTGCGCTGCAGTGGCAGTATGAGTTTCTGAGAGCCAACCACAGGGAAGGACCTGGGCCACACACTAACCTGGCTGTAGGCAGAGTACCTGAGGCCAGTCTCAACATTCCAGATGTGACGTTTAGTCACAGTAGAACCTCTGGTTCCAGATCCGACTGCCACACTAAGGACAACATGCACAGTCACGGCTCTCTCTCCAACCTCAAGCACCATCAGGCCCCTCTGGGTACGTCTCCCTCCAGTGCCGTCTCTGGGGCTGTGTCTGCTGTGGGGAAGCCTCCCTCCCTCAGCTCCTTTGACTCTGGCTTTGATGGAGCAGGAAGCGGCCACATGGAGACTGGCGCTGGGCGAGAGGGATGGGAGGGGCTGTCCAGGGTACCAGGCACCAGGGACTCCTTCAGGCCCATCACCAGGCAGCCCCAGATCCACGAGGAGAACATCTCCAGCGTGTCTGACTCTGAGGACCGCAGGGAGGAGTTTGACTTTGAATCTGTGGGCAGCACCACAAGGGCCAGCATTCAGATCATCCCAAAGATAACTGTGGACTCGATGCATTTTGAGATCAAGCTGAAGCGTTCGGCTACCCTGCCCCATAATCCATGGCTCAGTCTGCCTGTGGAAGACCTTGAGAACTCCTACACGGTCACCATCACTCAGAACCCATCACAGTCACCACAGCTGCGGGACGTCAAGAGCCCCAACCCTTCAGAGTGCTCCCACCACAGCGACCAATTATCCAACTGGTCCAGAGACCAGCCCACACAGACGGAGGTACAAGCCAAGCCTCAGAGCAGAGGGGCACAGCCCTGCGACAGTATCCTACAGGCACAGGACAGCTTTGATGACTCGGAACTGAGTGCCATTCGGGATCCCCTTTCCAGCACCATCACAGATGCAAGAGATGGGCCGAACTACACTGCAGAGAGCAGCCCCACTCTTCTCTGGGATACGTATGACTTTCACAACCCCAAACAGGACAGCTGTGAAAGGTAATGACACATTATGCTCTTGTCTCCTGACATGGTCCTCATAGGTGCCCATTGTGCCTAGTAAACTATGAAAGCCAAAGCACTCATCTTGTTGCTGTTTGATGTGTTTTGCAGGATAACCAGCTCCATGACTGAAGTCTCGTTAAATGACTGGGACCTGAAGGAGCAGGAGGGTCTCAGGAAGGTAGAAGAGATCTTGGACCGGGCAGCTGGAATACTAGAGGCATGTTGGTACAAATGTTCAATGGATTGTCTTCATGCCGAAGCAGTAAATGGTTTGGCTCCTCAGATTTGCACATTACTGAGATTGTTAGTAGTGACCTTAACCTAGGCTTGTGAAATTCTGGGAacgttcaataaattccctggtgtTCCAGAAATCCCGGATGGAGGATtcccagaatcaggagggaataagcaggaaatcagaattctcaaccaggatttcttgaAATCCAGGGAATTTGAGTTCCGGGAATTTTGCAGCCCTCCCTAAACAAATGGCGTAGGCCAATAGCttgcatttgtaaacatttcactaACTGTGTTTTTTACAGGAGGAAGAGAATGTGATGGTACAGGAGCAGATGTTGGCTGTCCTTCTGAAGACTGAGAGCACGAGCAAACCGTGGGAATCATGGGGCAGTGAGGCGCAGGTATGTGTGGTAGGTCATGATATAAATGTGTACCTCTAGGTCAGATGTGGATCATGGAACCATTTAAGCTGGTGAACTATGAACAAAGTAGACCACTGTCCATACATTACAAATTGGATTCTATAAATTAGATTATTAAATTTTTTTCGCAATAACAAAATGCACTTGTCAACAAATTATATTTCCCCCCCCCCTGGAGAGTTGTAAGAAAGTATTGTTTTTACAAGATTGAAAATAGATTTAATTTAATACAAGCCAAGTTTATTTTGTTTGGTGGACTTTAAATTGGAATAGATAATCAGCTGATGGGGGATCTCCACTTTTAATCTTTCTGTTATTATTAAtaacaatgtttttgtttttcagaTGACCTCCAGTGACCTTAAGGCACATGGTGTCCTGGGCCTTGATGACAGTCTTGCCTCTGCAGACACTGACAACCAGAGTGAATGCAGGTCACCAGAGGCAACCAGTGAAACTGTGGCCTCAGAACACAGCATGGGCCACAATGGATGGCTGACGGAGACTGGGTTGACTGGTCTGATGTGCCCTCAAAGCAGCAGGGGAGAGTTGCTGAAGGAGCTGAGAGGACTGCATGTTCTGGATGAGCTCATCATGGAGGAGAACCTGAAGATCCACCAGCTTCGACGGGCTGAGAAGCAGTGCCCTGATGAAAAGCCCACTCAATCAGCGGTTTCCCGAAGTACGAGCAAGGAGAGGCAGGAGTTCCTATTAGAactagagagggagaaaagggaaGTGGAGGGGATGGAAAATAGCCTAGACAAAGAGATGACCAAAGAATGTCAACTCAAGAGGATGAGCAGAACCAGGAAAGTAGTGAAATGCTCAGTAATGGAAAGGACTTCTAAACTTAAAAACTTGGAGGACCGTGCACTCTGTGATAATCTTATATCACACAATAGGAGCCAACACCACAACGTAAAGCACTTGCCCTCCTTACCCCAAGACTCCATAAACCTGGATCCTAATGAATCCCTCAGTATTACTGCAACCCCATGTCCAGATTATGCCAAAACCCCTGAATCACAAACATGTGTTCAAAGTGTAAATGGTCAGTCCCCACATGATGACGCTAATATATCCAGCTGTGGTGATGCCGTGGTAGAAGTTGACACCCCCAGCTACTGTGATCTTACTGAGCATAATTCACCACAAGTTTTAATTCTACCACAAATCACTTCTGATCCCAATGAATCTATTGAAAAGGTTGGAATCCAAAGCCATGAGGGTACAGAGAAGAAAGATTTAAGATCTGGGGAAGCTTTTCAAAGTTGCACACCAGAAACGACCTCCTTTATACATGAAATGTGCCCTGAACATGGAGCATTTGACCCAGGTGCTAATGCCAACAACCCCCCTGTGCCTAAACCAAGAAAGGCATCTGTTCCTGTGAATGATAAAGGTCAAGAACTCAAAATTCCAACCAAACCCATGTATAGAACTCTCTGCTCTGATAGTGATTCAGACCCTAACCCTAGGCTCACACCGCAAGTTGCGCTCAATACTCAACCGAAGCCTAAAGAGCGAAACCTCAAACCTACAAACAGTTCTCCTAGTTCTGTTCTGAGTCAAGATGTGAATGAACACAGAAGTGACAACAATGACAAACCCTTATCCGCTCAACAGGCGTCCTTATGTAATAACCCTTTGGAGTTCCATGAACAGTCAACGCTAGGCGGCTGCTCTGTGGGATCAACATTAACGCTTGTTGGCTCTGACTGTGTTCAGATAGAAATCCACTGCTCCCAGAAATCTGAGGATGTGTTAACACATTTGGGGTCCAATTCTGAAGAGCTGTCTCGTATGTCTGCTGAAGTAACGTCTGGATCATGTGAACCAAGCGGAGCTGATGAGTGGAGAGAAGTAGAGGTCCCTGATGGGTTCCAGAGGTGTGGTACTGCCAGGAGATCACCTGTCAATCAACCCAATCACCACATCCCCACCAGAGACGTAAGGCTTTAGTTAGTCCACGTTATTCACCATAGACCTGATTATTATACTTTATCTTTCGGTAAAATGTGAATTATTaggcttttttttttattttttagatgaCCAATTTCAAGACCCCTATTGTGCTGGACACAGGGTCTGGTTTGATGAAAGCAGGGTTTGCAGATCAGGACCTCCCAAATACTATATTCCCAAATATCATTGGGCTGCCAAAATACGAGGTAAGGCAACAGCCAAGTATGTGGCATCTATACTCTTGGACTGTGTTTTTCATCAAGTTAAGGTCGTATTGGCTCCCTTAGCTTTCCCTAAGTGCAGACTTTCTTTGTAATTTGCCATCAGGAAATAATGAATGGCTACTTGGAACGGGAGACCTATATTGGACATGAGGCTCAACATATGAGAGGAGTCCTGGCACTGAAGTATCCCATGAAGAACGGAATTATACGCAACTGGGATGAAATGGAAAAGGTTGGTGATATATTGTTGACTTAATTTTATCCAATATTCTGTATGCGCTTTAGTGGTGCATTTGGGAGTACTGAAGCCATAGTATCAGGCTGTGGTGGTTTTGACCTCACTGCTCAATTGTCTGGTTTCAGATTTGGCACCACACATTCCAGCAGTTGCATGTGGAACCAGACGATCACCCTGTCCTACTGACCGAGGCAGCCATGAACCCACTGGCGAACCGTCAGCGCATGGTGGAACTCATGTTTGAGTGCTTCAATGTTCCACTCACCTACGTGGCCATGCAGGCAGTGCTGGCACTTTACGCAGCAGGGAGAACCACAGGTAAAACGAGCACGATTATATTCTCTACAAATGTGTCTAGTCGGTTAACATATTTAAGTCAGTTGTATCCCAGAGTAGAGGACAGTATGCTTTCAAAGACCTGTTTAAAGCTATAATCTAAGACTGGTTACTATACATCTACTATTTGGTTGAATAATTTGGAAGATGGCAGATGATCATTAGAGTATCTGTTTCTCCTACTAGGTGTAGTGTTTGACTCTGGGGATGGAGTGAGCCATAGTGTGCCAGTGTTTGAGGGATACTGTCTACCACACGCAGTGCAGCGCTGCACCTTGGCTGGCCATGATGTTACAATGCACCTTAAAAAGGTATTTGATATTAACGCATAATTATCTGTATGTATTTCTGACAGGGACAGGGATTTTGTCTAAAACAATTAGTTCAAAATGATGATCACTTGAAAACAATGTCCATTGCCTGTATTGTGTGCCGCTGTCCTGTGTACCAGCTTCTGCAAGAGCAGGGGTTCTGCATGCGCACTTCTGCCGAGATGGAGATTGTGAGGGAGATGAAGGAGAAATGCTGCCGGGTGTCCCAAGACTATGAATCTGAGCTAACCTGTGGAGGGTCGGCCAGCAGTGAGATGTATTACACTATGCCTGATGGACAGGTCGTCCACCTCAGCACAGAGCGGTTCAGGTAACCATCTAACAGGGCCCCTGAATCCTCACACTGAAGACTAAACACTCAACCTAATGAGTATGGATAATTAAGTGTTCTGCTTTGTCTGAGGAAATTGAGACTAAGAACTGTTTCCCTTTGCAAACGGTGCCATTTATTGTTCAGTTTTGATTATGGTGCTACCAAGTAAGCCTTTGGATAGCCACCAAGGGTTGGCTAAGATCTGTTAATCGGTGGCGTCTTCCATCCACAGGGCTCCTGAGATTCTGTTTAAGCCAGAGCTGATTGGACGAGACCATTACGGGATGCATGAGAGTATTTTCAAGTCTATCCTTAGTTCAGACATTGACCTCCGGCGGAGTTTTTTGGGGAACATTGTCCTATCAGGTACATAGTTTTTGGTTTATTAGTTGCTGAATAGTTGTCCACTCATCTGCCCATGTCTGAATGTATTTATTTCCCCTGTGAAGGTGGAAATACCCTGTTGGCTGGCTTGCCTGAGCGGCTTCAGAGTGAAATTAGAACCATGGTGCCTACAGACTTGGGGGAGTGTGTGCGGGTGACCAGCCCTAAGGACAGAGATTTCTCTGTATGGAGCGGAGGTGCAGTGCTGGCCAACTTGTCTTCCTTTGCCTCGGCCTGGATCAGCCAAGAGGAATACGAGGAATATGGTCCCCAGATTGTTTTCAGGAAGTGCTTCTGAGCTGGACTTGCCTGAAATGTACACGTGCAATAGAGTATAGCTCTCCAATAGTGCCTAGTTTCTATGTCTGCTTTTTAAACctttttttaaaatcattttcaatGGTGTTGTCTATGTACTATGTCTTTCATTACTGATGTTCAGCACTGACACTTCCAACGATCTGGCACTTTGAGTGTGATATAAAATGTTTCTACTGTTGTCGGATCAGACAATACTTGGGAATGTTCAGTTTTATGCTTACTGTGGCAGAAATCCTGTCAAAGGAAGATGAACTTACTTGCTAGCTATAGTGCTTGTCAGGAATCCCCTGATCAGGATCTGGCCTTATGTAAAGAAAGGTGACTGATTCTCCTCTGAATGACTCCTAAAAAAGAGTAACTGGGATGGGTGTGCCTCTTGAAATATTAGGTTGTTTTTCTACCCTTttctcttttttggggggggggggagaatatGACAAAAGGCACTTGAACCAGGTATTTTGGTGATGGTCGGGAAATCTATCTGTTTTATTTAAGGGCCCATTTTGAGCAGTCTTCTCAGTTTCTGAGGAGCAACTAGGACAATGCCACGGTTCTGGCAAGGTCAATGACCAGAACTGTACGTAGTGCCCCAAATTTGAATATATTTTGTCGGTTCATTTTCCTATTTTAAGATGAGCTTTCTAAAGTTAATCTTGAAATTGTctgtaaatatttctgtttttaaattgGCTTTCTAAAGTTGTCTTGAAATAACTTAATCTAAAATGTCCATGTTATATTTTCTGTGTCCACTTGGTGAGATACTGTAGTTTTCCCTCTAAGACTTGTAGCTAAATCAATGCAGGTGAAGAGTTGATGCCACCATGCCTGAATGGTAGACTGACTGTTCATTTTACTTATCCATTTGAGTTTTCATTCTAATGTCTTGAGTCTGCACTTAGTGTTGATTAGGGTACGTTTCATGTCCCAAATATAAGGCCTATATTGCGCAAGTCCTGAATTGTGTCATTCAGCTGTATACAATCACTGTTTATTGTGCATTGATccttaacatacatttttgtttgATTGGGCCCTTGATTCAATGTACTAATCTCTATTCTTGACTGGTATGATTTGTTGGTTCACATTGTATTGGACTTTACATGTTTGTTCACAATATATTGACTTTTTTTTACTTATGAATATTGAGTGATCTTTCAACTTTAATGAGTGGGTCATATCTGACTTAAATGCATGGTTTTTCTATTATAAGTATTTTGACAACAAATGCCTGAACTTGATGAGAATGTTGAATTTTGTTTCATTGAGGCTACCTGATAGCCATGTTGGCTATGCCCTTAACATTTGATTGTTTTCTTTGACTTCCTATGGACTATTCCTATGGATACTATGGACAAGCAATTGGCCTTATCAGTTTAAATAACTAGTATTTTGATCAACcccactgtatttacagtagacttaCTAGTATCTAGTGTGATTCACTTATTACATAGCCGCTCTTTGATTTTGTCACGATTTTTGCTTGTTCTCTTCAATGTGTTTTAAGAACTGCTATGTTTTTCTACTCTAAAGAAGTGGGGTTGCCATGTGATCTTAATCGCAGGTCTTTTTaaatggaggtctggagcgttCCCTGTGGGAAATGGAAAGGCCTTATGAGGGCTGAAATATGAAGACTGATGAATAGTCGTCTCATTTATGTTAGTTCTTGGTGGTCAGAGGTTGAATTGAAGTCCCAGCCTCTCGGTTTTGATTGTATATTCCATGCTCGAGTCTTGCTATGATTTACTTAAACCAAGTTGTATGTCAGGTCTGTTTTTTAGAATAAATATTTTTATGTATCTGACTGTTGCATGTTTCCATTACATCCTCCATAAAAATGATCTGCAAAGTAATAACACTGAATGAGAAGATTCACCAGTCAGCTGTGCATTGTATCTGTGGCAGTGTTTCATTGGTTCCCATGGCAACCGACGGGGAACCGGGAGGACGCGGTGCGATTTGCATCTCCGTAGCTTGCAAGCTAAAAACATGTCTCGTGCTCAAGCAGAAAGTGTGATAAAAAACATTATTCGAGAAATCGCCCAAGAATGTGCCGGAAAAGGGCATGCTGTGTCCGAAACATTAGTGGCTTTCATGGTAGGTACCTGGTTTACTAATTAGTAACGTGGCAAGCGTTCGGTAACTAGCCGTGTGTGGTAATGTGTTGGTGTTTTACGGTCTAATCAATGATTTTCCTATTAGGTAAAAGCTGTTGTGTTGGACCCACGAAATCTATTTAACGT
The window above is part of the Salmo salar chromosome ssa15, Ssal_v3.1, whole genome shotgun sequence genome. Proteins encoded here:
- the LOC106571281 gene encoding uncharacterized protein isoform X2, yielding MSRRHATEFQGASPSLPLPPDHVLNSGAVVFPGAFDQHGCSLVMFPVDSHGSLSDLSKSEVVDFIHYFLCLYNKKQEKESLVSVVADLRQATLNTTRFIAETLLLLELHRRTVHTVYIIQPKKKDVLKLLLKLLVPSKSYVAPFKRVLLKGVFDLSNYIDRSQLTASLGGYLVYCHRSWVTFIKEIDGFVQEFLSVVQRLPSSISTLQTLSRQPVPSAFTELKTFCYTNEAKFQMLRQELGLDELLKHCECVVEKMRYPEKNSCYQAMAGTALFTNTAFDMLQNYSRITVAVEKIELLWQQAFSKAHLQLQVFQLRNEAQQITEQIKSLQKEKLQPYRIEISKDARRAEMLTSEFEASIYTPAMALVRCSEDVIHTLAEILPPGSVQTREEWVQALDRLKENFHAAVELPHQTLRAVSDFYHYYKKANSWYNIVLCENFLQDLLWGVNYDCLPRQRHPLEMHGPVPVWRQAVCDFLTNNPSPDMEELVQLAHLANVIPDAQLQQTGKQLSQRCLNLCKLLTCPGVVPINDLQSALQWQYEFLRANHREGPGPHTNLAVGRVPEASLNIPDVTFSHSRTSGSRSDCHTKDNMHSHGSLSNLKHHQAPLGTSPSSAVSGAVSAVGKPPSLSSFDSGFDGAGSGHMETGAGREGWEGLSRVPGTRDSFRPITRQPQIHEENISSVSDSEDRREEFDFESVGSTTRASIQIIPKITVDSMHFEIKLKRSATLPHNPWLSLPVEDLENSYTVTITQNPSQSPQLRDVKSPNPSECSHHSDQLSNWSRDQPTQTEVQAKPQSRGAQPCDSILQAQDSFDDSELSAIRDPLSSTITDARDGPNYTAESSPTLLWDTYDFHNPKQDSCERITSSMTEVSLNDWDLKEQEGLRKVEEILDRAAGILEEEENVMVQEQMLAVLLKTESTSKPWESWGSEAQMTSSDLKAHGVLGLDDSLASADTDNQSECRSPEATSETVASEHSMGHNGWLTETGLTGLMCPQSSRGELLKELRGLHVLDELIMEENLKIHQLRRAEKQCPDEKPTQSAVSRSTSKERQEFLLELEREKREVEGMENSLDKEMTKECQLKRMSRTRKVVKCSVMERTSKLKNLEDRALCDNLISHNRSQHHNVKHLPSLPQDSINLDPNESLSITATPCPDYAKTPESQTCVQSVNGQSPHDDANISSCGDAVVEVDTPSYCDLTEHNSPQVLILPQITSDPNESIEKVGIQSHEGTEKKDLRSGEAFQSCTPETTSFIHEMCPEHGAFDPGANANNPPVPKPRKASVPVNDKGQELKIPTKPMYRTLCSDSDSDPNPRLTPQVALNTQPKPKERNLKPTNSSPSSVLSQDVNEHRSDNNDKPLSAQQASLCNNPLEFHEQSTLGGCSVGSTLTLVGSDCVQIEIHCSQKSEDVLTHLGSNSEELSRMSAEVTSGSCEPSGADEWREVEVPDGFQRCGTARRSPVNQPNHHIPTRDMTNFKTPIVLDTGSGLMKAGFADQDLPNTIFPNIIGLPKYEEIMNGYLERETYIGHEAQHMRGVLALKYPMKNGIIRNWDEMEKIWHHTFQQLHVEPDDHPVLLTEAAMNPLANRQRMVELMFECFNVPLTYVAMQAVLALYAAGRTTGVVFDSGDGVSHSVPVFEGYCLPHAVQRCTLAGHDVTMHLKKLLQEQGFCMRTSAEMEIVREMKEKCCRVSQDYESELTCGGSASSEMYYTMPDGQVVHLSTERFRAPEILFKPELIGRDHYGMHESIFKSILSSDIDLRRSFLGNIVLSGGNTLLAGLPERLQSEIRTMVPTDLGECVRVTSPKDRDFSVWSGGAVLANLSSFASAWISQEEYEEYGPQIVFRKCF